The genomic stretch CTGTACGGCCAGCTGTTATTGTTTTAATAGGGTTGGCTAAAGAATCACCCACAAAATCTAATAAGGCTTTTTCAAGATAATCCTGCACCGTATTGCCCCCCGGCTGGGTTTGCCAACCAGAAAAAGCAGCTCCGTTATATTGCAAACCAAGCGCGATACGCATATAAGACCTAGGAGGAACGCTGATCAATCTCAGCAAGAAGAGATTTAGCTTGAATAGTTAAATCAGGATCAACAAGACTGCTAACTGATAGCACCTCATCCAAAGCCCTACGAGCAGCACCAAAATCTTCAATGGTGACATAAGCCTTTGCCAAATTCAGTTTAACTTTTAAAGTTTCACTTGAAGGTAAATCAAGAGTGTCCACAGACAAATCAGCCGCTTTTTTAACAGGCGTTAAAGGCAAATCTAAATTAAGGGATGCAAATAATTTTGCAGCATGCTCTGGAATAGCAACTTCTTGAATGGGCTTCTTTGATTCAGCTCTAGACAACTTCAATAGAACCAGCAACGCTATAAAAATAAATACGGTAATAACAATCGGCCCAGCGTACGCTTTCCAATCATCCGAAGAAGTATGATTAGGGCCTTTCTCTTTGGCCTCAATCAAACGCTTTAAATCGGCAATATTTTTCTCAACTTCGATAACACGTTGCTTCGCTTCGGCAAGCGCGCGCTCCTGCACCAACAAATCCTCCATTTGGCGCTTGGCTTCACCAGTTAAACCTTCCGCTGGACCAACCCTTAAACGATCACCCATCAGTGCTGATTGAACAGATTGGGTCAAAGACTCAATTGATTTTCCAGAACGGTAAGCTTTATCAG from Polynucleobacter sp. MWH-Spelu-300-X4 encodes the following:
- a CDS encoding FimV/HubP family polar landmark protein, which encodes MFLVRALALGFVALLVTGQACALSLGNLTIQSKPNEPLQAQIAIAAETSEIDSLKELTVALATPETYKRLGIVSSATQAQLRVVLVRGGKQEPIAVRLTSDEVLSLSQGEVFLDALIELRWPAGLLRRAYTLMVGEQSKVQVKAGDTLTELAGKALSNFEDASLDQALIALYRANPQAFAGGSIHRLMVGAELNMPSKAMVQSVPKSEAKEIMVVADKAYRSGKSIESLTQSVQSALMGDRLRVGPAEGLTGEAKRQMEDLLVQERALAEAKQRVIEVEKNIADLKRLIEAKEKGPNHTSSDDWKAYAGPIVITVFIFIALLVLLKLSRAESKKPIQEVAIPEHAAKLFASLNLDLPLTPVKKAADLSVDTLDLPSSETLKVKLNLAKAYVTIEDFGAARRALDEVLSVSSLVDPDLTIQAKSLLAEIDQRSS